One Sulfoacidibacillus ferrooxidans DNA window includes the following coding sequences:
- a CDS encoding LysM peptidoglycan-binding domain-containing protein, whose protein sequence is MRRGLALLTATAMLGNSFSVAFAATLPSAVHASTQYVWTVKRGDTLRKIALSTGVSIAELEKYNAISNPNMLQIGQVIDLSRMWTVTAGETLFKIAAMTKVPLYAIEQANGLTKSSELAVGETLVIPSTSITKVTRYAKSGIDSPANQWVVASGDTLWKISQATGESIQAIEQANNLSNPSDLTIGQVLTITSGTDTTVSPATTAPAAISAPANQWVVASGDTLWKISQATGESIQAIEQANPSVTASNLMVGEVLTIPSAVVTPTVPIIYTWVTSMSSMNDAMAHSSINDFSNDNYSFDASGNVTDTTPGGTNTVDRLIQYSKANNMNVFATVTNWSSNYSQSSALASSVLNSSVLRTTLENNLVNIATTDDYAGIDLDIEQVSPSDQAVFTDFVDELAAKLHADGKKLSVTIPGDAGESYYSGYNLRAIGQVADLVPVMTYDYNWAGSSAGAVAPLQWDSQVMNYVTSQIPANKVLLGIGAYGYDWNSNDNTMAQMVTLNQVDNLIQTDNLIPQWDSTDSVPYLQFTDANGVSHTIYYENQTSLQDKIALVKQYGLGGIAFWQAGQENSAFWNAVN, encoded by the coding sequence ATGAGGCGTGGACTTGCATTATTAACGGCAACAGCAATGCTTGGCAATTCATTCTCTGTTGCTTTCGCAGCTACGCTACCGAGCGCCGTTCATGCGTCTACGCAGTATGTATGGACAGTCAAGCGAGGGGATACACTACGAAAAATCGCACTAAGCACAGGTGTTTCGATTGCCGAGCTTGAGAAGTATAACGCTATTTCGAATCCTAACATGTTGCAGATTGGACAGGTTATAGACCTCTCTCGGATGTGGACGGTAACTGCCGGCGAAACGCTATTTAAAATCGCAGCAATGACAAAAGTACCTTTGTATGCAATTGAACAGGCGAATGGATTGACGAAATCATCTGAGTTAGCAGTCGGAGAAACTCTGGTCATTCCATCAACGTCGATTACGAAAGTAACGAGGTATGCTAAGAGTGGGATAGACTCACCTGCGAATCAGTGGGTGGTCGCATCGGGTGACACGCTGTGGAAAATTTCCCAGGCGACTGGCGAATCGATACAAGCCATTGAACAGGCCAATAATTTGAGCAACCCGTCTGACTTGACCATCGGTCAAGTGCTGACCATAACTTCGGGAACGGATACAACGGTTTCGCCAGCTACAACGGCTCCGGCAGCAATATCGGCACCTGCCAATCAGTGGGTGGTCGCATCGGGTGACACGCTGTGGAAAATTTCCCAGGCGACTGGTGAATCGATACAAGCCATCGAACAGGCCAATCCTTCAGTTACCGCCTCTAACTTAATGGTTGGTGAAGTATTGACGATTCCGTCGGCAGTCGTGACACCGACGGTGCCTATCATTTATACGTGGGTAACCAGTATGTCTTCAATGAACGATGCTATGGCGCACAGTAGCATTAATGACTTCAGTAATGATAATTATTCATTTGATGCGAGCGGTAACGTCACCGATACAACGCCCGGGGGGACGAACACCGTTGACCGCTTAATTCAATACAGCAAAGCAAACAACATGAATGTGTTCGCTACAGTCACTAACTGGAGTTCCAACTATAGTCAAAGCAGTGCATTGGCAAGTTCAGTACTCAATTCTTCCGTATTGCGTACAACGTTGGAGAATAACCTGGTCAATATTGCGACAACCGACGACTACGCAGGCATCGATCTCGATATCGAGCAGGTTAGCCCAAGCGATCAGGCAGTGTTTACAGACTTCGTCGATGAATTGGCGGCAAAGCTACATGCCGATGGCAAAAAGCTATCGGTCACTATCCCAGGTGACGCTGGTGAGTCCTACTACAGTGGATATAATCTCAGAGCCATTGGCCAAGTTGCCGACCTTGTCCCAGTCATGACCTATGATTATAATTGGGCAGGAAGTAGTGCTGGAGCAGTTGCCCCTTTGCAATGGGATAGTCAAGTTATGAACTATGTAACGTCGCAGATACCGGCTAACAAAGTGCTACTCGGAATTGGCGCTTATGGATACGATTGGAACTCTAATGACAATACTATGGCGCAAATGGTAACTTTGAACCAGGTAGACAACTTGATTCAAACGGACAACCTCATTCCGCAATGGGATAGTACTGATTCCGTGCCATATTTGCAATTCACCGATGCAAATGGCGTGTCGCACACTATATATTACGAAAATCAAACTAGTCTTCAGGACAAGATAGCACTGGTTAAACAGTATGGACTCGGTGGCATTGCATTTTGGCAGGCGGGCCAGGAAAACTCTGCATTTTGGAACGCTGTTAACTAA